From Amphiprion ocellaris isolate individual 3 ecotype Okinawa chromosome 2, ASM2253959v1, whole genome shotgun sequence, a single genomic window includes:
- the soat1 gene encoding sterol O-acyltransferase 1 produces the protein MESHGDSGVLRSRCRPVPKMPTFPDLDEPLNGQLSPGKHQLENGEIRITSNGRLEMEHVISKKLQLKRKAEYLKSDLMRQFEGQVSDFMDSLIEESASLEPAPVPAVFSPPLSDKERSKLRHFRPPHGQGKLFVSRRSLLDELFEVNHIRTIYHMFIALLILFILSTLVVDFIDEGRLVLDFGLLVYAFGQFPLVVCTWICMFLSVLLVPYSLFHLWAQSQSHSHPGMYSLLFGSVFLLYQALGLGFLPTYMAVTNSVPPASCFIIILEQVRLMMKAHSFVRENVPRVQTWAKDKTSPGPVVPQVSQYLYFLFAPTLIYRDKYPRNPVIRWGYVATKLLQVLGCLFYAYYVFVRLCIPQFHSIGLQLFDLRAMVLCVFNSILPGVLVLFLGFFAFLHCWLNAFAEMLRFADRMFYKDWWNSTSFANYYRTWNVVVHDWLYYYVYRDFLWISQKRFRPAAMLFVFTVSAVVHEYILAVCFGFFYPVLFCLFMCFGMMFNFILHDQRKGPIWNIIMWTSLFLGQGVIICLYSQEWYAQRYCPLKEPSFLELLKPRSWSCQRGLMGN, from the exons ATGGAGAGTCACGGGGATAGCGGGGTCCTCCGGTCCCGCTGCAGACCCGTCCCCAAGATGCCCACCTTCCCCGACCTGGACGAGCCTTTAAACGGGCAGCTGAGTCCGGGAAAGCACCAGCTGGAGAACGGGGAGATTCGCATCACCAGCAACG GGCGACTTGAGATGGAGCATGTGATCAGTAAAAAGCTGCAACTAAAAAGGAAAGCAGAG TACCTGAAGAGCGACCTGATGCGTCAGTTTGAGGGTCAGGTCAGCGACTTCATGGACAGTCTTATTGAAGAATCAGCCAGTCTTGAGCCTGCACCTGTACCTGCTGTCTTCTCACCTCCACTGTCCGACAAGGAGAGGAGTAAACTCAG GCATTTTCGTCCTCCTCACGGCCAGGGAAAGCTCTTTGTAAGTCGCAGGTCGCTCCTCGA TGAGCTGTTTGAGGTGAACCACATCAGGACTATCTACCACATGTTCATCGCTCTGCTCATTCTCTTCATCCTCAGTACACTGGTGGTAGATTTCATTGATGAAGGCAG ACTGGTGCTGGACTTCGGCCTGCTGGTCTATGCGTTCGGACAGTTTCCCCTGGTGGTGTGCACGTGGATCTGCATGTTCCTGTCTGTGCTGCTGGTTCCCTACAGCCTGTTCCACCTGTGGGCTCAGAGTCAGTCTCACAGCCACCCAGGGATGTACAGTTTGCTGTTTGGCTCTGTGTTCCTGCTGTACCAGGCTCTGGGTCTGGGATTCCTGCCCACATACATGGCGGTGACCAACAGTGTGCCGCCTGCATCCTGCTTCATCATCATTCTGGAACAG GTCCGTCTAATGATGAAAGCTCACTCCTTTGTCCGGGAAAATGTACCGAGAGTCCAGACCTGGGCTAAAGACAAGACCA GCCCTGGACCAGTGGTTCCTCAGGTTTCTCAGTATCTTTACTTCCTGTTTGCACCCACACTAATCTACAGAGACAAATACCCCAG GAACCCTGTGATCCGATGGGGCTACGTGGCCACAAAGCTGCTTCAG GTACTCGGCTGTCTGTTTTATGCCTACTACGTGTTCGTGCGGCTGTGTATCCCTCAGTTCCACAGCATCGGTCTGCAGCTGTTTGATCTGAGGGCCATGGTCCTCTGTGTCTTCAACTCCATCCTGCCTG GAGTGTTGGTTCTCTTCCTGGGATTCTTCGCCTTCCTCCACTGTTGGCTCAACGCTTTTGCTGAGATGCTTCGTTTTGCCGACCGGATGTTCTACAAG GATTGGTGGAATTCGACCTCTTTTGCCAACTACTATCGCACGTGGAATGTGGTGGTCCATGACTGGCTGTATTACTACGTGTACCGGGACTTTCTGTGG ATCTCTCAGAAGCGCTTCCGACCGGCTGCCATGCTGTTTGTGTTCACCGTGTCTGCCGTGGTCCACGAGTACATTCTAGCCGTTTGCTTTGGCTTCTTCTACCCTGTGCTCTTCTGCCTCTTCATGTGTTTTGGAA TGATGTTCAACTTCATTCTGCACGACCAAAGGAAAGGTCCCATCTGGAACATCATCATGTGGACGTCTCTGTTCCTGGGTCAGGGGGTCATCATCTGTCTGTACTCCCAGGAGTGGTACGCTCAGCGCTACTGCCCCCTCAAAGAG CCTTCCTTCCTGGAGCTGCTGAAGCCTCGTTCCTGGAGCTGCCAGAGAGGCCTGATGGGAAACTGA